A genomic segment from Streptomyces sp. NBC_00459 encodes:
- a CDS encoding PadR family transcriptional regulator, translated as MEPGDSTKQARAAAQLRKGVLEYCVLALMRDRPRYGVELLQALEASGALATSQGTVYPLLSRLRRDDLVTTTWQESVSGPPRRYYALTDSGRAALDEFTRVWPDFRNAVDAFLTAPHPSTGDLE; from the coding sequence ACCAGGTGATTCGACCAAGCAGGCCCGGGCAGCCGCCCAACTGCGCAAGGGCGTCCTGGAGTACTGCGTACTCGCCCTGATGCGGGACCGCCCCCGCTACGGCGTGGAACTCCTCCAGGCCCTGGAGGCCTCCGGCGCGCTGGCCACCAGCCAGGGCACGGTGTATCCGCTGCTCTCCAGGCTTCGCCGCGACGATCTGGTCACCACCACCTGGCAGGAGTCCGTCTCCGGCCCACCCCGTCGCTACTACGCACTGACCGACAGCGGCCGGGCCGCACTCGACGAGTTCACCCGGGTCTGGCCCGACTTCCGCAACGCCGTCGACGCCTTCCTGACCGCCCCGCATCCCTCCACCGGAGACCTCGAATGA
- a CDS encoding HAAS signaling domain-containing protein, producing MKTSADLARDYLSAVEREASALPADRRQELLADLAEHIEVTRAERPDAAIGVVLAELGDPRAIAATALAEAGKGVDGAPARSSVGAPTRRGKVHPLVPLLMLTLSMPFMMVFPDNPGQLFGVLFRITGAVLLCTSLHWTAVQKTTGVLLAAVLPSVIIGTWNLSTGGPEAGTPALLANLAMLALMAGTAAWLWRVRRA from the coding sequence ATGAAGACCTCTGCCGATCTCGCACGCGACTACCTCTCCGCCGTCGAGCGCGAGGCGTCCGCACTCCCCGCAGACCGACGCCAGGAACTCCTCGCCGACCTCGCCGAACACATCGAGGTGACGCGGGCCGAACGCCCCGACGCCGCGATCGGCGTGGTCCTGGCGGAGCTGGGCGACCCCCGCGCGATCGCGGCGACGGCGCTGGCCGAGGCAGGCAAGGGGGTCGACGGGGCCCCGGCCCGGAGCAGCGTCGGTGCTCCCACCCGGCGTGGCAAGGTGCACCCCCTGGTCCCACTCCTGATGCTCACTCTCTCCATGCCCTTCATGATGGTTTTCCCCGACAACCCCGGGCAGTTGTTCGGCGTCCTGTTCCGCATCACCGGCGCGGTACTTCTCTGCACCTCACTGCACTGGACCGCCGTCCAGAAAACCACCGGTGTGCTGCTTGCCGCCGTCCTGCCGAGCGTCATCATCGGTACCTGGAACCTGTCCACCGGCGGCCCGGAGGCCGGCACCCCGGCCCTCCTGGCCAACCTGGCGATGCTCGCCCTGATGGCCGGCACGGCGGCCTGGCTCTGGCGGGTCCGCCGCGCCTGA